From the Candidatus Binatia bacterium genome, the window GGAGGCGGGGTAACCTCTCCCCCGGCCTTTTCGCCCCGCCCGCTCTCGCCCGTCGAGGGCTGTACGCGCGGATGCCTCCCTTCGCGTGGGGCAGCGCGGTCGTGAATGCGGTGCGCGTGACCGAAAGTTGGCAGTGCACATCGGCTCGCCGGCCGGTTTCAGCTTCCGCGAAAGGCGCTCGCTGCCCGTCGACTTTCAGGCGTGTCCGCGGGAAACCCCACGAGGGTCGGATTACCACTCCCCAATCTTTTGAATTGCGCCGAGCCAATCGCGTGATCGACCGGCGGCTCACGCTTTAGGTGTCAGACGCCGTTGCCAGGGTGTGATGGAGTCGGGAAATCCGCTCCGGTACGGGGCTAACGGAGCTGGTACCAGCCGTCCATGTAATCCTTCATGGCCTCGGCCAGGAAAGTCCGATCGGGCAAGGTGTTCGCCATGCCGTAAATCGGCGCTTGGCCACCGGCGACATCTGGGTGCGCCTTGACGAATTCGACCGAAGCGCGGAGATCGTCAAGGAATCGCTCCGCCACGCCAGGTTCAGTGTGGCGTAAGGTCACGCAGATGTGCAAGCTTGCCGGACGCTGTAGCCCGTTCAGACTCCAGCCGCGGTCCGTCATGGCATCGAGAACCTTGTAAATGTCGATGTCGCGCGCGGCGAAAGCGATGACAAACAGTGGATCGCCGAGCACGTACAGCTCCGGAATCTCGGCAATGCCCCGCTTAATTTTTTCTGCCGTCGCCAAAATGCGGCGCGTCGCCTCCAAATACCCTTTCTCGCCGAACGCCACCAGCGCCGCCCAACACGCGGCGCTGAGGCCACCCGGGCGACTGCCCGCAAAGGTGGGCGAACAATACAAGCCGCCCGGCCAATCCGTAGCAGTAAAGTATTGATAGCGGCGCAGCTCGCGACCGCGATACAGGATCACCGAGGTGCCCTTGGCGGCATAGCCGAACTTGTGGGTATCCACCGAAATGGAGGTCACCCCAGGCAAGCGAAAGTCGAAAGGCGGCACAGAGTATCCTAGTTTTTCCGCCCAAGGCAACACGAAGCCGCCTAAACACGCATCGGTATGGAACCCGATGCCTCGCTGGCGAGCGATTTCCGACAGCTCCGCGATCGGGTCGACAATCCCATGCGGAAACGGGGGCGCGGAACCCACGAGAGCGATGGTGTTTTCTGTAATCGC encodes:
- a CDS encoding aminotransferase class V-fold PLP-dependent enzyme translates to MAEKRKADIHEYRRRFQSFERLPAEGVPRPDVLAILREMKDLEEARWKAGYASGAVYHGADEHVDFLNQAYALHSQSNPLHVDLWPSAIKFESEIVSMVAHMLGAGSPGTEPGSAGEIVGTVTSGGTESILLAMKTYRDYFRDKKGITEPEIVVPTTAHAAFDKAGQYFGIKVNHVPIGPDWRADVQAMEAAITENTIALVGSAPPFPHGIVDPIAELSEIARQRGIGFHTDACLGGFVLPWAEKLGYSVPPFDFRLPGVTSISVDTHKFGYAAKGTSVILYRGRELRRYQYFTATDWPGGLYCSPTFAGSRPGGLSAACWAALVAFGEKGYLEATRRILATAEKIKRGIAEIPELYVLGDPLFVIAFAARDIDIYKVLDAMTDRGWSLNGLQRPASLHICVTLRHTEPGVAERFLDDLRASVEFVKAHPDVAGGQAPIYGMANTLPDRTFLAEAMKDYMDGWYQLR